Proteins from one Nicotiana tabacum cultivar K326 chromosome 23, ASM71507v2, whole genome shotgun sequence genomic window:
- the LOC107816679 gene encoding uncharacterized protein LOC107816679 isoform X1, translating to METKSPCPPYTVTVRRNPPRRARPTPSSAVPNSLPRSPPRNISSFPIEDILSIEVPEKQLLTEHPSSSENLKVFLRVRPLISQRETAKIEKTAAEMKKTTKNAWPKNPKSTNALPKKLKKSYEVCVTVNDAHSVTLLPPQSLQDAKRIKSEVYEGFSHVFSSQASQREVYEEMVNPLVEDFLKGKSGMLAALGPSGSGKTHTIFGCGRDPGMVPLALRRILSQEEGEKKKSRRIFYLSMFEISSEKGKSEKIFDLSQDGADLCIQQSSIKGVQQAVLYDAQQAESLIACGLLKRATAMTNSNSQSSRSQCIINIRCEYTRAGGKVGDNSNSAVLTIVDLAGAEREKKTGNQGVRLLESNFINNTSMVFGLCLRSLLEHQKNPRKPMQKHFQNSLLTRYLRDYLEGKKRMALLLTVRPGEEDYLDTSFLLRQASPYTKIKFDIVEEHGILNHNKRPVQTTPSMGKLKRMKLNQTENCEINQRSIERPELPNEEAAVEGVKDDSLTGVLVQSEEIITIEANERNILRVDHVELERKERNHQILQNFGKALWKVLKEYKRKLEVAENEICTLRDCLSCEKTRSAELENQLRDWQSNCCCRKGVSSEESSREEDEFRGKGSLDCEARQSTDQNEVDENVTCTPRDCIIIKKTRWAELENELMDWQSNCRCRKGVSSEVSSREVDELRRKISLDFEDHQSIGCNEVTSEAYSCHLEGSAHARNDERLDSTIAQQLESSIEDATGVEDLMKLIEMKAEITDLNGKATAVLSGSHSCTDQEYGQEEESSDSVVRTSKATFINRDENDLLEEDHTLFDSVLPDCSVSSSKSSLFVENKSPFQVWEDQTQNEEDKVKSDAHTRTEERLDSTVGHMTAQKFERSIEDITGVEVPKIPDGMKAESINLKGKENALLSGSPSCTDQEYEQEEESFGNSKILNLLFVFSSNFCTSQATSISRDENDLLEEDHMLFDSVLPECTINSSESSLLVENNSSFPVVEDQTQNEEDKTAKTLESSTEDATGVEDQKIPDGMKAESTDLNGKANALLSGSPSFPDQEYEREENFFDSVVSTSQATSINRDEASLLEEDHTLFDSVLPECTVNSSESSLFIENNCSFPVLEDQTHNKEDKTAQKLESSIEDATGVEDLMKPNEMKAEITRLNGKATAVLTGSRSCTDQEDGQEMESSEFVVCTSQATFINRDGASLLEEDHALFDPVLAECTVSSSESSLFVEYNSSFPVVQNQSQNEEDKKPLGPSTMLMPEEVVHALGCHDNNTPEAVTKHGSCTKLQNADRPKRRLLPVSSILLKDIGNIDFKDENEKPKGVKAEKKGTSGKNRTQGSTSLIRLLKDNLAI from the exons ATGGAGACGAAATCGCCGTGTCCGCCGTACACGGTGACCGTTCGCCGGAACCCTCCCCGGAGAGCAAGACCGACACCATCCTCCGCTGTTCCTAATTCGCTTCCCCGATCGCCGCCGCGAAACATCTCTTCATTCCCCATTGAGGATATTCTATCAATAGAAGTCCCTGAAAAACAACTTCTTACGGAGCATCCATCATCATCGGAGAATCTCAAGGTATTTCTGAGAGTCCGACCGTTAATTTCTCAACGAGAAACAGCGAAAATAGAAAAAACAGCTGCtgaaatgaagaaaacaacaaaaaatgcTTGGCCTAAAAACCCTAAGTCCACCAATGCGTTGCCGAAGAAGCTCAAAAAGAGCTATGAAGTCTGTGTGACAGTGAATGATGCACATTCCGTTACCCTATTGCCTCCGCAGAGCTTACAAGACGCCAAACGTATTAAATCAGAAGTTTATGAAGGTTTTTCACATGTCTTCTCGTCACAAGCATCTCAg AGGGAAGTTTACGAAGAAATGGTGAATCCTTTAGTTGAGGATTTTCTGAAGGGTAAGAGTGGAATGTTAGCTGCATTGGGACCAAGTGGTTCTGGGAAGACTCATACCATCTTTGGCTGTGGAAGGGACCCTGGTATGGTGCCTCTCGCTCTTCGTCGAATTTTATCACAGGAAGAAGGAGAGAAGAAGAAGTCACGAAG GATATTTTATTTGTCCATGTTTGAGATCTCTTCTGAGAAAGGAAAATCTGAAAAGATATTTGATTTATCTCAAGATGGGGCTGATTTATGCATCCAACAATCATCTATTAAAGGCGTGCAACAG GCCGTACTTTATGATGCTCAGCAAGCTGAATCGTTAATTGCATGTGGACTTTTAAAACGTGCGACAGCTATGACGAATTCAAACAGTCAATCCAG TCGTTCACAGTGCATCATAAATATCCGCTGTGAATATACGAGGGCAGGTGGAAAAGTTGGTGATAACTCAAACAGTGCTGTGCTGACTATAGTTGACCTTGCTGGAGCTGAGAGGGAAAAGAAGACTGGAAATCAG GGGGTTAGATTGCTCGAAAGTAATTTTATCAACAACACTTCGATGGTGTTTGGCCTGTGCTTAAGG TCATTACTGGAGCATCAGAAGAACCCCAGAAAACCTATGCAGAAACACTTTCAAAACTCTCTG TTGACCAGATACTTACGAGATTATTTGGAAGGGAAGAAGCGGATGGCACTG CTTTTAACTGTTAGACCTGGGGAAGAAGACTACCTTGATACTTCTTTTCTGCTAAGGCAGGCTTCACCATATACAAAAATCAA GTTTGACATCGTTGAAGAACATGGGATTTTAAACCACAATAAGAGGCCTGTGCAAACAACGCCTAGCATGGGGAAGCTTAAAAGAATGAAGTTGAACCAAACTGAAAATTGTGAG ATCAATCAAAGAAGCATTGAACGTCCTGAACTTCCGAATGAAG AAGCTGCTGTGGAAGGAGTGAAGGATGACAGCTTGACAGGCGTTCTTGTTCAGTCTGAGGAAATCATCACTATTGAAGCAAATGAGAGGAATATTCTCAGAGTTGATCAcgttgaattggaaagaaaagagagaaatcaTCAGATTCTGCAAAATTTTGGAAAGGCTTTGTGGAAAGTCTTGAAAGAATACAAGAGAAAACTTGAG GTGGCTGAAAATGAAATTTGCACCCTCAGAGATTGCTTAAGTTGTGAGAAAACTAGATCCGCTGAACTAGAGAATCAACTGAGGGATTGGCAAAGTAACTGCTGCTGCAGGAAAGGAGTTTCAAGTGAGGAATCCTCCAGAGAAGAGGATGAATTCAGAGGAAAAGGTTCATTAGATTGTGAGGCGCGTCAATCCACTGATCAGAATGAG GTGGACGAAAATGTAACCTGCACTCCCAGAGACTGCATAATCATCAAGAAAACAAGATGGGCTGAACTAGAGAATGAACTGATGGATTGGCAAAGTAACTGCCGCTGCAGGAAGGGGGTTTCAAGTGAGGTTTCCTCCAGAGAAGTGGATGAACTCAGAAGAAAAATCTCTTTAGATTTTGAGGATCATCAATCCATTGGTTGCAATGAG GTGACATCTGAAGCTTATTCTTGTCATTTGGAAGGGTCTGCGCATGCGAGAAATGATGAGCGGCTTGACTCCACT ATTGCTCAGCAGCTCGAAAGTTCTATTGAAGATGCTACTGGTGTTGAAGATCTGATGAAACTAATTGAAATGAAAGCAGAGATTACAGATTTGAATGGCAAAGCAACTGCTGTATTAAGCGGGTCACACTCTTGCACTGATCAGGAGTACGGGCAAGAAGAAGAAAGTTCTG ATTCTGTAGTCCGCACTTCCAAAGCGACTTTCATAAACAGAGACGAGAACGACCTGTTGGAAGAGGACCACACACTTTTTGATTCAGTACTTCCAGATTGTTCAGTCAGCTCTTCTAAGTCATCTCTCTTCGTTGAAAATAAGAGCCCTTTTCAAGTGTGGGAGGACCAAACACAAAACGAAGAGGACAAG GTGAAGTCAGATGCACATACGAGAACTGAGGAGCGGCTTGACTCCACTGTAGGACATATG ACTGCCCAGAAGTTCGAAAGATCTATAGAAGATATTACTGGTGTTGAAGTTCCGAAGATTCCAGATGGAATGAAAGCAGAGAGTATAAATttgaaaggcaaagaaaatgCTCTGTTAAGTGGGTCACCCTCTTGCACTGATCAGGAGTACGAGCAAGAAGAGGAAAGTTTTGGTAATAGTAAAATTCTGAATCTCCTATTCGTCTTCAGCAGTAATT TCTGCACTTCCCAAGCGACTTCAATAAGCAGAGACGAGAACGACCTGTTGGAAGAGGACCACATGCTTTTTGATTCAGTACTTCCAGAATGTACAATCAACTCTTCTGAGTCATCGCTCCTCGTTGAAAATAACAGCTCTTTTCCAGTGGTTGAGGACCAAACACAAAACGAAGAGGACAAG ACTGCTAAGACGCTCGAAAGTTCTACTGAAGATGCTACTGGTGTTGAAGATCAGAAGATTCCAGATGGAATGAAAGCAGAGAGTACAGATTTGAATGGCAAAGCAAATGCTTTGTTAAGTGGGTCACCCTCTTTCCCTGATCAGGAGTACGAGCGAGAAGAGAATTTTTTTG ATTCTGTAGTAAGCACTTCTCAAGCGACTTCCATAAACAGAGACGAGGCCAGCCTGCTGGAAGAGGACCACACGCTTTTTGATTCAGTACTTCCTGAATGTACAGTCAACTCTTCTGAGTCATCTCTCTTCATTGAAAATAACTGCTCTTTTCCAGTGCTGGAGGACCAAACACACAACAAAGAGGATAAG ACTGCTCAGAAGCTTGAAAGTTCTATTGAAGATGCTACTGGTGTTGAAGATCTGATGAAACCAAATGAAATGAAAGCAGAGATTACACGTTTGAATGGCAAAGCAACTGCTGTATTAACTGGGTCACGCTCTTGTACTGATCAGGAGGACGGGCAAGAAATGGAAAGTTCTG AATTTGTAGTCTGCACTTCCCAAGCAACTTTCATAAACAGAGACGGGGCCAGCCTGTTGGAAGAGGATCATGCGCTTTTTGATCCAGTACTTGCAGAATGTACAGTCAGCTCTTCCGAGTCATCTCTCTTCGTTGAATATAACAGCTCTTTTCCAGTGGTGCAGAACCAATCACAAAATGAAGAGGACAAG AAACCATTGGGTCCATCGACAATGTTAATGCCCGAGGAAGTTGTACATGCTCTAGGATGCCATGATAACAACACACCTGAAGCAGTTACCAAACATGGTTCCTGCACTAAACTTCAGAATGCAGATAGGCCAAAAAG GAGACTTCTACCAGTTTCGTCCATCTTATTAAAAGATATAGGCAATATAGACTTCAAGGACGAGAATGAGAAACCAAAG GGAGTCAAGGCAGAAAAGAAAGGAACTTCTGGTAAGAACAGAACTCAGGGCAGCACTTCACTTATTCGTTTGCTCAAGGATAATCTTGCTATCTAG
- the LOC107816679 gene encoding uncharacterized protein LOC107816679 isoform X12: METKSPCPPYTVTVRRNPPRRARPTPSSAVPNSLPRSPPRNISSFPIEDILSIEVPEKQLLTEHPSSSENLKVFLRVRPLISQRETAKIEKTAAEMKKTTKNAWPKNPKSTNALPKKLKKSYEVCVTVNDAHSVTLLPPQSLQDAKRIKSEVYEGFSHVFSSQASQREVYEEMVNPLVEDFLKGKSGMLAALGPSGSGKTHTIFGCGRDPGMVPLALRRILSQEEGEKKKSRRIFYLSMFEISSEKGKSEKIFDLSQDGADLCIQQSSIKGVQQAVLYDAQQAESLIACGLLKRATAMTNSNSQSSRSQCIINIRCEYTRAGGKVGDNSNSAVLTIVDLAGAEREKKTGNQGVRLLESNFINNTSMVFGLCLRSLLEHQKNPRKPMQKHFQNSLLTRYLRDYLEGKKRMALLLTVRPGEEDYLDTSFLLRQASPYTKIKFDIVEEHGILNHNKRPVQTTPSMGKLKRMKLNQTENCEINQRSIERPELPNEEAAVEGVKDDSLTGVLVQSEEIITIEANERNILRVDHVELERKERNHQILQNFGKALWKVLKEYKRKLEVAENEICTLRDCLSCEKTRSAELENQLRDWQSNCCCRKGVSSEESSREEDEFRGKGSLDCEARQSTDQNEVDENVTCTPRDCIIIKKTRWAELENELMDWQSNCRCRKGVSSEVSSREVDELRRKISLDFEDHQSIGCNEVTSEAYSCHLEGSAHARNDERLDSTIAQQLESSIEDATGVEDLMKLIEMKAEITDLNGKATAVLSGSHSCTDQEYGQEEESSDSVVRTSKATFINRDENDLLEEDHTLFDSVLPDCSVSSSKSSLFVENKSPFQVWEDQTQNEEDKVKSDAHTRTEERLDSTTAQKFERSIEDITGVEVPKIPDGMKAESINLKGKENALLSGSPSCTDQEYEQEEESFVCTSQATSISRDENDLLEEDHMLFDSVLPECTINSSESSLLVENNSSFPVVEDQTQNEEDKTAKTLESSTEDATGVEDQKIPDGMKAESTDLNGKANALLSGSPSFPDQEYEREENFFDSVVSTSQATSINRDEASLLEEDHTLFDSVLPECTVNSSESSLFIENNCSFPVLEDQTHNKEDKTAQKLESSIEDATGVEDLMKPNEMKAEITRLNGKATAVLTGSRSCTDQEDGQEMESSEFVVCTSQATFINRDGASLLEEDHALFDPVLAECTVSSSESSLFVEYNSSFPVVQNQSQNEEDKKPLGPSTMLMPEEVVHALGCHDNNTPEAVTKHGSCTKLQNADRPKRRLLPVSSILLKDIGNIDFKDENEKPKGVKAEKKGTSGKNRTQGSTSLIRLLKDNLAI, from the exons ATGGAGACGAAATCGCCGTGTCCGCCGTACACGGTGACCGTTCGCCGGAACCCTCCCCGGAGAGCAAGACCGACACCATCCTCCGCTGTTCCTAATTCGCTTCCCCGATCGCCGCCGCGAAACATCTCTTCATTCCCCATTGAGGATATTCTATCAATAGAAGTCCCTGAAAAACAACTTCTTACGGAGCATCCATCATCATCGGAGAATCTCAAGGTATTTCTGAGAGTCCGACCGTTAATTTCTCAACGAGAAACAGCGAAAATAGAAAAAACAGCTGCtgaaatgaagaaaacaacaaaaaatgcTTGGCCTAAAAACCCTAAGTCCACCAATGCGTTGCCGAAGAAGCTCAAAAAGAGCTATGAAGTCTGTGTGACAGTGAATGATGCACATTCCGTTACCCTATTGCCTCCGCAGAGCTTACAAGACGCCAAACGTATTAAATCAGAAGTTTATGAAGGTTTTTCACATGTCTTCTCGTCACAAGCATCTCAg AGGGAAGTTTACGAAGAAATGGTGAATCCTTTAGTTGAGGATTTTCTGAAGGGTAAGAGTGGAATGTTAGCTGCATTGGGACCAAGTGGTTCTGGGAAGACTCATACCATCTTTGGCTGTGGAAGGGACCCTGGTATGGTGCCTCTCGCTCTTCGTCGAATTTTATCACAGGAAGAAGGAGAGAAGAAGAAGTCACGAAG GATATTTTATTTGTCCATGTTTGAGATCTCTTCTGAGAAAGGAAAATCTGAAAAGATATTTGATTTATCTCAAGATGGGGCTGATTTATGCATCCAACAATCATCTATTAAAGGCGTGCAACAG GCCGTACTTTATGATGCTCAGCAAGCTGAATCGTTAATTGCATGTGGACTTTTAAAACGTGCGACAGCTATGACGAATTCAAACAGTCAATCCAG TCGTTCACAGTGCATCATAAATATCCGCTGTGAATATACGAGGGCAGGTGGAAAAGTTGGTGATAACTCAAACAGTGCTGTGCTGACTATAGTTGACCTTGCTGGAGCTGAGAGGGAAAAGAAGACTGGAAATCAG GGGGTTAGATTGCTCGAAAGTAATTTTATCAACAACACTTCGATGGTGTTTGGCCTGTGCTTAAGG TCATTACTGGAGCATCAGAAGAACCCCAGAAAACCTATGCAGAAACACTTTCAAAACTCTCTG TTGACCAGATACTTACGAGATTATTTGGAAGGGAAGAAGCGGATGGCACTG CTTTTAACTGTTAGACCTGGGGAAGAAGACTACCTTGATACTTCTTTTCTGCTAAGGCAGGCTTCACCATATACAAAAATCAA GTTTGACATCGTTGAAGAACATGGGATTTTAAACCACAATAAGAGGCCTGTGCAAACAACGCCTAGCATGGGGAAGCTTAAAAGAATGAAGTTGAACCAAACTGAAAATTGTGAG ATCAATCAAAGAAGCATTGAACGTCCTGAACTTCCGAATGAAG AAGCTGCTGTGGAAGGAGTGAAGGATGACAGCTTGACAGGCGTTCTTGTTCAGTCTGAGGAAATCATCACTATTGAAGCAAATGAGAGGAATATTCTCAGAGTTGATCAcgttgaattggaaagaaaagagagaaatcaTCAGATTCTGCAAAATTTTGGAAAGGCTTTGTGGAAAGTCTTGAAAGAATACAAGAGAAAACTTGAG GTGGCTGAAAATGAAATTTGCACCCTCAGAGATTGCTTAAGTTGTGAGAAAACTAGATCCGCTGAACTAGAGAATCAACTGAGGGATTGGCAAAGTAACTGCTGCTGCAGGAAAGGAGTTTCAAGTGAGGAATCCTCCAGAGAAGAGGATGAATTCAGAGGAAAAGGTTCATTAGATTGTGAGGCGCGTCAATCCACTGATCAGAATGAG GTGGACGAAAATGTAACCTGCACTCCCAGAGACTGCATAATCATCAAGAAAACAAGATGGGCTGAACTAGAGAATGAACTGATGGATTGGCAAAGTAACTGCCGCTGCAGGAAGGGGGTTTCAAGTGAGGTTTCCTCCAGAGAAGTGGATGAACTCAGAAGAAAAATCTCTTTAGATTTTGAGGATCATCAATCCATTGGTTGCAATGAG GTGACATCTGAAGCTTATTCTTGTCATTTGGAAGGGTCTGCGCATGCGAGAAATGATGAGCGGCTTGACTCCACT ATTGCTCAGCAGCTCGAAAGTTCTATTGAAGATGCTACTGGTGTTGAAGATCTGATGAAACTAATTGAAATGAAAGCAGAGATTACAGATTTGAATGGCAAAGCAACTGCTGTATTAAGCGGGTCACACTCTTGCACTGATCAGGAGTACGGGCAAGAAGAAGAAAGTTCTG ATTCTGTAGTCCGCACTTCCAAAGCGACTTTCATAAACAGAGACGAGAACGACCTGTTGGAAGAGGACCACACACTTTTTGATTCAGTACTTCCAGATTGTTCAGTCAGCTCTTCTAAGTCATCTCTCTTCGTTGAAAATAAGAGCCCTTTTCAAGTGTGGGAGGACCAAACACAAAACGAAGAGGACAAG GTGAAGTCAGATGCACATACGAGAACTGAGGAGCGGCTTGACTCCACT ACTGCCCAGAAGTTCGAAAGATCTATAGAAGATATTACTGGTGTTGAAGTTCCGAAGATTCCAGATGGAATGAAAGCAGAGAGTATAAATttgaaaggcaaagaaaatgCTCTGTTAAGTGGGTCACCCTCTTGCACTGATCAGGAGTACGAGCAAGAAGAGGAAAGTTTTG TCTGCACTTCCCAAGCGACTTCAATAAGCAGAGACGAGAACGACCTGTTGGAAGAGGACCACATGCTTTTTGATTCAGTACTTCCAGAATGTACAATCAACTCTTCTGAGTCATCGCTCCTCGTTGAAAATAACAGCTCTTTTCCAGTGGTTGAGGACCAAACACAAAACGAAGAGGACAAG ACTGCTAAGACGCTCGAAAGTTCTACTGAAGATGCTACTGGTGTTGAAGATCAGAAGATTCCAGATGGAATGAAAGCAGAGAGTACAGATTTGAATGGCAAAGCAAATGCTTTGTTAAGTGGGTCACCCTCTTTCCCTGATCAGGAGTACGAGCGAGAAGAGAATTTTTTTG ATTCTGTAGTAAGCACTTCTCAAGCGACTTCCATAAACAGAGACGAGGCCAGCCTGCTGGAAGAGGACCACACGCTTTTTGATTCAGTACTTCCTGAATGTACAGTCAACTCTTCTGAGTCATCTCTCTTCATTGAAAATAACTGCTCTTTTCCAGTGCTGGAGGACCAAACACACAACAAAGAGGATAAG ACTGCTCAGAAGCTTGAAAGTTCTATTGAAGATGCTACTGGTGTTGAAGATCTGATGAAACCAAATGAAATGAAAGCAGAGATTACACGTTTGAATGGCAAAGCAACTGCTGTATTAACTGGGTCACGCTCTTGTACTGATCAGGAGGACGGGCAAGAAATGGAAAGTTCTG AATTTGTAGTCTGCACTTCCCAAGCAACTTTCATAAACAGAGACGGGGCCAGCCTGTTGGAAGAGGATCATGCGCTTTTTGATCCAGTACTTGCAGAATGTACAGTCAGCTCTTCCGAGTCATCTCTCTTCGTTGAATATAACAGCTCTTTTCCAGTGGTGCAGAACCAATCACAAAATGAAGAGGACAAG AAACCATTGGGTCCATCGACAATGTTAATGCCCGAGGAAGTTGTACATGCTCTAGGATGCCATGATAACAACACACCTGAAGCAGTTACCAAACATGGTTCCTGCACTAAACTTCAGAATGCAGATAGGCCAAAAAG GAGACTTCTACCAGTTTCGTCCATCTTATTAAAAGATATAGGCAATATAGACTTCAAGGACGAGAATGAGAAACCAAAG GGAGTCAAGGCAGAAAAGAAAGGAACTTCTGGTAAGAACAGAACTCAGGGCAGCACTTCACTTATTCGTTTGCTCAAGGATAATCTTGCTATCTAG